The following coding sequences lie in one Phycicoccus duodecadis genomic window:
- the rlmN gene encoding 23S rRNA (adenine(2503)-C(2))-methyltransferase RlmN, with translation MSEPAAPRPVPGQLTLVAPRRGKPPRHLADLTVDERREVVAALGHPAFRANQLSTHYFERLVDDPAEMTDLPKAVRDDLVRDLLPPLLTPVRHISADAGATVKQVWRLFDGALVESVLMRYPNRVTVCISSQAGCGMNCPFCATGQEGLTRNMSAGEIVEQVVAAARMLRHGGLPEVGASTGTAGLGDEADGSEEPSGPARVSNVVFMGMGEALANYKAAIGAIRRLTEPAPSGLGLSARGITMSTVGLVPGIDRLAAEGIPVTLALSLHAPDDELRDELVPINTRYAVDDAIDAAYRYYEATGRRVSIEYALIRDINDQAWRADLLGDKLNRRGRGWVHVNPIPLNPTPGSKWTASRRGVEQQFVERLRAHGIPTTVRDTRGSEIDGACGQLAASTA, from the coding sequence CCCCGTCCCCGGCCAGCTGACCCTCGTCGCCCCGCGACGCGGGAAGCCCCCGCGCCACCTCGCCGACCTCACCGTGGACGAGCGCCGCGAAGTGGTTGCCGCCCTGGGGCATCCGGCCTTCCGGGCCAACCAGCTCTCGACCCACTACTTCGAGCGCCTCGTCGACGACCCGGCCGAGATGACCGACCTGCCCAAGGCCGTGCGCGACGACCTCGTGCGCGACCTCCTGCCGCCGCTGCTGACGCCGGTGCGCCACATCTCGGCCGACGCCGGCGCCACCGTCAAGCAGGTGTGGCGGCTGTTCGACGGCGCGCTCGTCGAGTCGGTCCTGATGCGCTACCCGAACCGGGTCACCGTCTGCATCTCGAGCCAGGCCGGGTGCGGGATGAACTGCCCGTTCTGCGCCACCGGCCAGGAGGGCCTCACCCGCAACATGTCGGCCGGTGAGATCGTCGAGCAGGTGGTGGCGGCGGCGCGGATGCTGCGTCATGGCGGCCTGCCCGAGGTGGGCGCGAGCACCGGCACCGCGGGGCTCGGTGACGAGGCCGACGGGTCCGAGGAGCCCTCCGGCCCGGCCCGCGTCAGCAACGTCGTGTTCATGGGGATGGGGGAGGCCCTGGCCAACTACAAGGCGGCCATCGGCGCCATCCGCCGCCTCACCGAGCCCGCGCCCTCGGGTCTGGGCCTCTCGGCGCGCGGCATCACCATGTCGACGGTGGGCCTGGTGCCGGGCATCGACAGGCTCGCGGCGGAGGGCATCCCGGTCACCCTCGCCCTGTCGCTGCACGCGCCCGACGACGAGCTGCGCGACGAGCTGGTCCCCATCAACACCCGGTACGCGGTCGACGACGCCATCGACGCCGCCTACCGCTACTACGAGGCGACCGGGCGGCGGGTCAGCATCGAGTACGCCCTCATCCGTGACATCAACGACCAGGCGTGGCGGGCCGACCTGCTCGGCGACAAGCTCAACCGCCGCGGCCGGGGCTGGGTGCACGTCAACCCGATCCCGCTGAACCCCACGCCGGGCTCGAAGTGGACCGCCTCCCGGCGCGGCGTCGAGCAGCAGTTCGTCGAGCGGCTGCGGGCCCACGGCATCCCCACCACGGTCCGCGACACCCGCGGCTCCGAGATCGACGGTGCCTGCGGGCAGCTGGCGGCCTCCACCGCCTGA
- a CDS encoding LOG family protein codes for MREIETLAALDAALAAGTSLRGLRLQDLDLGERTTALLRRTDLEGLVVLGGHIPPAVEEHLRAHGALVFPTDPHAPVDPYRASLYAPDELYAGLREVGYAATPDARAYRWSLDAAVGHDVFVTLLRAVHDDSMSDALADLLRDAPVVGVMGGHALRRDGEGYARAARLGRALADAGLVVATGGGPGAMEAANLGAFAADPTALGTALDRLRAVPEVGTDIGAWATLALDVRAGLAAGRSPDDPARSIGIPTWFYGHEPPNVFCDGIAKYFSNAIREDGLLSRCTAGVVVLEGAAGTVQEVFQAATGLYYAVPGRPLPHLVLVGRRHWTETVPVWPALSALARGRSMTTHVHLVEDPADAVALVAG; via the coding sequence GTGCGCGAGATCGAGACGCTGGCGGCCCTCGACGCCGCCCTGGCCGCCGGGACCTCGCTGCGCGGGCTGCGTCTGCAGGACCTCGACCTGGGCGAGCGCACCACCGCGCTGCTGCGCCGCACCGACCTGGAGGGGCTGGTGGTGCTCGGCGGTCACATCCCGCCGGCGGTCGAGGAGCACCTGCGGGCCCACGGCGCCCTCGTCTTCCCCACCGACCCGCACGCGCCGGTCGACCCCTACCGCGCCAGCCTCTACGCCCCGGACGAGCTGTACGCGGGTCTGCGCGAGGTGGGCTACGCGGCCACCCCCGACGCGCGCGCCTACCGCTGGTCGCTCGACGCCGCCGTGGGGCACGACGTCTTCGTCACGCTGCTGCGGGCGGTCCACGACGACTCGATGAGCGACGCCCTCGCCGACCTCCTGCGCGACGCGCCCGTCGTCGGCGTGATGGGCGGGCACGCGCTCCGCCGCGACGGGGAGGGCTACGCGCGGGCCGCCCGGCTCGGTCGGGCCCTGGCCGACGCCGGGCTGGTCGTGGCCACGGGCGGGGGCCCCGGCGCGATGGAGGCCGCCAACCTCGGCGCCTTCGCGGCCGACCCGACGGCGCTCGGCACCGCCCTCGACCGGCTGCGGGCCGTCCCCGAGGTCGGCACCGACATCGGGGCCTGGGCCACCCTGGCCCTGGATGTCCGGGCCGGGCTGGCGGCCGGCCGTTCCCCCGACGACCCGGCCCGCAGCATCGGCATCCCGACCTGGTTCTACGGTCATGAGCCGCCCAACGTGTTCTGCGACGGCATCGCGAAGTACTTCTCCAACGCCATCCGCGAGGACGGCCTGCTCAGCCGCTGCACGGCCGGCGTCGTGGTGCTCGAGGGCGCGGCCGGCACCGTGCAGGAGGTGTTCCAGGCCGCGACCGGCCTCTACTACGCCGTGCCCGGGCGGCCGCTCCCCCACCTGGTGCTGGTCGGGCGCCGGCACTGGACCGAGACGGTGCCGGTGTGGCCGGCCCTGTCCGCGCTGGCCCGCGGCCGCTCGATGACCACGCACGTGCACCTCGTGGAGGACCCCGCCGACGCCGTGGCGCTCGTCGCCGGCTGA